CCAACAGGAGTTCTGACAAGTTCAATGCCATTGTCCTTGAGCAATTTCTCCATGCCGAGATTGGTCATTACTGTACCGACTGTAACCGCTGGGTGGAGACGTCCCTGTCGCATTTCATTTAGAGACCAAAGCGCCATGACTCGATCCCCATCAACACGCATGCCATTTTCATCAGATAGGATAGCACGGTCGGCATCGCCATCAAAAGCAACTCCCACAGCAGCCCCTTGTTTGAGGGTCTCATTAAGCATATCATTCGGGTGGGTTGAACCACAATTAAAATTGATGTTGATGCCGTCTGGACAGCAAGCGTTGCAGATAACTTCAGCGCCAAGGTCTTTGAGCACTCGCGGAGCAATATCCGAAGCTGCGCCATTGGCACCATCGACTACAATTTTCATTCCACCCAAAGATTTTGGAAGAAGTGAACAGAGGAAATCATGATACTGACCTAGGGGGTCTTGATGCTGCTCAGTTGTGCCAACACCGGCGCCTTTAGGAAGCTCCAGCGTGCTTAGATGTTCGATGGCAGATTCAATCTTCGTTTCAATTGTATCCGGCAATTTTCGACCGTTATGGCCGAAAAACTTGATGCCATTATCATCAGCGGGATTGTGTGAGGCGGAAATCACAGCGCCGATGTCATAAGGGCCATGAGTAACCAGATAGGCAACCGCAGGCGTGGGGGCAACTCCTACCAACTCTACTCTCGCGCCCATCGCGCATAATCCGGCAGCTAGCGCTGATTCGAGCATCGTACCAGATATTCGAGGATCGCGGCCGATTAGAACTCGCAAAGGTTTCCCAGGAACAGCAAGCACATGCGCTGCCGCCATGCCTAGTTTCAGAGCCAGATCGGCAGTGAGGTTAATGTTTGCGATCCCTCGAACG
This portion of the bacterium genome encodes:
- the glmM gene encoding phosphoglucosamine mutase, with translation MASKKLFGTDGVRGIANINLTADLALKLGMAAAHVLAVPGKPLRVLIGRDPRISGTMLESALAAGLCAMGARVELVGVAPTPAVAYLVTHGPYDIGAVISASHNPADDNGIKFFGHNGRKLPDTIETKIESAIEHLSTLELPKGAGVGTTEQHQDPLGQYHDFLCSLLPKSLGGMKIVVDGANGAASDIAPRVLKDLGAEVICNACCPDGININFNCGSTHPNDMLNETLKQGAAVGVAFDGDADRAILSDENGMRVDGDRVMALWSLNEMRQGRLHPAVTVGTVMTNLGMEKLLKDNGIELVRTPVGDRYVSEAMSKHKSLIGGEQSGHLIFSKLSTTGDGLITLLEVLKVMQETGKPLSELAHCYKPWPQRLVNMHVKSNKGWNENKVIVQAIANAEALLIETGRVSVRPSGTEPLLRVMVEAECMNLLEIALAGIVDAVKQQLEGHIHSVTELSDAVSN